TCAACCGTTCTTTAGCGTTTTTCTCCTCCAGAGCCTGAGCATCCATCTTGGCCCCACTTTTAATCAGTTTCAATTCTTGGGTGACACTGATCAGCTTGGCCTTCATATATGCCATcacctgctcagcctctgagttAAAGACGTCCCATACCATCTCGTCGGGGCATGGCGGTAGATCCTGTACAGTTAGGGTCTGAGTCTTGAACTGAACGTGTTTCTTCACAACCTGCCTTCTGTACTTTGAAGCAGCAGGACGAGGGCTGCCCTCTGGTCTGACTGGCTGGAAAGGCTTCTTCTTGGCATCATTGTTTGGCACAGTGACTCTGGCTCTAATGGGAGGAAGTGGCATCTTGGCGACCATATTGGCTCCATGGACTGCCTTCAATGGCTTGGCACTATGGAGGTAGATGTCTTTCACCACGCAGGTTTGATCCCTCTTAGTATGGATGGGTTGCAGTGGCTTCCGGATGGGAGGAACAGTAGCCTTCCCTGACTGCTGAGATGTTGGAGCTACATGCAGTCTTTGACTCTTCCCATTGCAGATGGACCTCTTTTTCTGcagtactgggattctggaggGAGGATGTGGTTTCCTTTCCACAGCCTTCAAACTGGCAAGTCGCTGCAGAGCACCCTTTCTTTCTTCAGTCAACTCCAGTACTGGGATACTGGAGGTGTTTAAACTGTTTTGTTTGAAAGTTGGAAGCTTCTCAGTGGCCTTGGGTTGAgatgtcagggcaggctgaaCGCAGTTGCTTCTGGCAGCTCCAAGGTTCCCTGTTAAAGCATTATCTTCCTGTAGCGGCCGCAAGAATCTCCTCATCATGAAGGAGATTGACAGTGGCATTCTTCTAACCTCGTTCTGCAACTAAGTTTTCGTCAAGTAGCACTTTTGATATTTTATGGTGatctactgtgttaactatatctCAGGACGAATTTGCTAGATTGCTGAAAATAGAACACTAGTATCCAAGACAATCAGACACCGGAATGTTCAAACAGAACATTTGGAATTTATTGATCAGTTGTGACATCATAATTAAAACaatcccttattttaagtgtttctaaaattccctatggggagaaatgaatggtggaaatacggttagaaccatttccttgtttgaccgctatgttttatgggtattatgactcatactgtggtactctattgtacttacacaaataactggagttggtcagcttttgacagcttaatccttTGTCTGTGCATGATCATTTGCCTCCAACTAGTCACTAGCATGAGAAATCTGcagattattttgttttagtttactggccttagattttaaaaaatgtgggTGTTAGCAGTTGTAGATGTTGCCAGTTTCTTTCATACCCCTCAATAAATAAACACTTGGGGGTTTGAGTTTTAGCACAACTTTTTCTGTTATGGTTCAGGATGGATGTCGAGAAGGGTAAGATTGAGGCATCGGCGGCTCCTACTCCATCAAGACCCAGTTCAACTCAGAGGAGCAGTGGACCAAGGCACTCAAGTTCATGTTGACCAACCTCAAGTGTGGCCTGGCGTGGGTGTCGTCTCAGTTTTACAACCGATAGAGGAGGAAGATGACGACTCACCCTGGGTGTGCCCCTTGACCCTTCTAAAACAACCATTTTGTCACAATGTGTGACTCTCAAaagttcttattttacaatgctcTCCTTGCTTCCCTATGATGTTTTGAGAGGGTGGGGAGAAGACTGGAGGAAGGACTTTTGAGATTCACCACTGGTGTGAATTCCAATCCAATAAGTCTTGTTTCCTTGTTTGATTTCCATATTGACCATTTGAAAGAACAAGAAAAAACCTGTTAAATTGTACACATTCATGTCCGCCTAGACTAGTAGATGTTATGAAGGGAGCTATCTGAGACTTTTGACTTTATTCGTTCGTTTTTTTACCCACCTACCATTAGGtgcacttctttgcgaggcatggAAAAACCTCCCTTGTCCCTTCATGCTTGAGCATAACAAAGGGATGAAAACTTGttgacacaatattttacatttattaatttgtaaaaacctctagaaacataattccactttcacattatgggggattgtgtgtaggccagtgaaactcaattttatccatacaacaaaatgtggaaaaagtcaagtggcgtgaatacttcctgaaggcactttgagattggctcttcaggcagtcattggGTTGCTAGCCTTGTATGTAGCATGTAGTTAGCTCTGTATGGCTGTGTATATTTGAGTATTACCAGTTAGgctattctgcttttctctggtaaacaacacacctatgctcaagcgtgaaatcaggtttcacaatatactaaaataactttgctattatttaaGTAATGTTGGAATGTAGATTGTTATACTGCACAATTTCCAATGAATGAGATTTATCTTTGACGTAACTCCTTGCTAACAAACCACAAAGTCATACCCAAAGTTGGTGTAATggtttatatgcatttctattaagtctctccctctccattttgtgggaaagcctcatgaaaaaatatggacaaccatccaaataacaaagcaaactcccagtccaatatccaagaaaatatttaaatctgatcaaatcagtcaaagtgatgatcctagtgaAAATGACTTCTTTCTTTCACTTAACAGTTAGACGTGTGTAAAacacaggggcggaaatcccgggggggacacgacccccccatcctgggaaaaatatgatttgtcccccccaatatatcactgaaacataactatgtaatttaaataatattaatcatacacaatgaaagcaattgtgctgattatagacactcaatagcgcgtttttaagtttcaaaagattgcgacccccccaccctttgcctcacaatggtttgatccactgccagttccttagcttgctaggtaacagagaggtcgtatctactgtctgaaaggcactcaatgcacgtaactgacgtgaggttaatccagtcaatcgagcacacacactagctgaatatgcagagctagcgcgcaaatattaactattaagctagctagtacctattccatttatgtggcgtcgtcaaagatggaatcttcgctatcgtcaatttattcca
This genomic stretch from Salmo trutta chromosome 32, fSalTru1.1, whole genome shotgun sequence harbors:
- the LOC115170649 gene encoding uncharacterized protein LOC115170649, with the protein product MPLSISFMMRRFLRPLQEDNALTGNLGAARSNCVQPALTSQPKATEKLPTFKQNSLNTSSIPVLELTEERKGALQRLASLKAVERKPHPPSRIPVLQKKRSICNGKSQRLHVAPTSQQSGKATVPPIRKPLQPIHTKRDQTCVVKDIYLHSAKPLKAVHGANMVAKMPLPPIRARVTVPNNDAKKKPFQPVRPEGSPRPAASKYRRQVVKKHVQFKTQTLTVQDLPPCPDEMVWDVFNSEAEQVMAYMKAKLISVTQELKLIKSGAKMDAQALEEKNAKERLRKKVEKFIQEICLMKVDSDLWEMIRDNEEEEERNKEVRRNGEQSSVASKPKQTATRYTVIKPKEVKKGLNMEEKKEDRQAFIRRYLAYRKEERIDVLQLAQDPFLMPPFRKALATEHGTLASGSMPSTSSAYNSSASN